One region of Marivirga arenosa genomic DNA includes:
- the rplT gene encoding 50S ribosomal protein L20 — protein MPRSVNHVASRARRKKILKYAKGYWGRKKNVWTVAKNAVEKGWLYAYRDRKQKKREFRKLWIQRINAGARQHGMSYSQFMGAANKKGIELNRKVLADLAMNHPEAFKSVVDSVK, from the coding sequence ATGCCAAGATCAGTAAATCACGTAGCTTCAAGAGCTAGAAGAAAGAAAATCCTTAAGTATGCTAAAGGCTACTGGGGTAGAAAGAAAAACGTTTGGACAGTAGCAAAAAATGCTGTTGAAAAAGGTTGGTTGTATGCCTACAGAGATAGGAAACAAAAGAAAAGAGAATTCAGAAAATTATGGATTCAAAGAATTAATGCTGGTGCTAGACAGCACGGTATGTCTTACTCTCAGTTTATGGGAGCTGCAAACAAAAAAGGAATAGAATTAAATAGAAAAGTATTAGCTGATTTAGCTATGAATCATCCAGAAGCTTTCAAAAGCGTAGTTGATTCAGTTAAATAA
- a CDS encoding CDP-alcohol phosphatidyltransferase family protein, translating into MPKIHKDHKFFDFSDYGRMPAIFMATVIKNTNITPIHVTIGFGIIGVLSAYAIYLETFAIAAVGLILKSIVDAMDGELARIKMTPSYSGRYLDSIFDSLLNLLFIFVIAIVTNQAFSIAVLSYVCIQFQGTLYNYYYVILRHNSVGGDTTSQIFEMEPPKAFPIESQKSVNILFKTFKILYLPFDSLMYALDSKASKSKRFPNWFMTMISLYGLGFQLMLMAILLVLGMINLILPFFIYYTALTIPFLLLRKLALK; encoded by the coding sequence ATGCCAAAAATCCATAAAGATCACAAGTTTTTTGATTTTTCCGACTATGGAAGAATGCCTGCAATTTTCATGGCAACTGTAATAAAAAATACTAATATAACTCCTATTCATGTTACTATTGGGTTCGGAATTATTGGAGTGTTATCTGCTTACGCCATATATTTAGAAACCTTTGCTATAGCTGCTGTTGGTTTAATTCTAAAGTCTATTGTTGATGCAATGGACGGGGAGTTAGCAAGGATAAAGATGACCCCCTCTTACTCAGGAAGATATCTAGATTCTATATTTGACAGTTTGCTGAATCTATTATTTATATTTGTAATAGCTATTGTAACAAATCAAGCTTTTTCAATCGCTGTTTTATCCTATGTATGTATTCAGTTTCAAGGAACACTTTATAATTATTATTATGTAATACTAAGACATAATTCTGTAGGCGGTGATACTACTAGTCAGATATTTGAAATGGAACCACCAAAAGCATTTCCAATTGAAAGTCAAAAGTCAGTGAATATTTTATTTAAAACTTTTAAAATTCTTTATCTCCCTTTTGACAGCTTGATGTATGCACTAGATTCGAAAGCTTCAAAAAGCAAAAGGTTTCCTAATTGGTTTATGACTATGATTTCCCTTTATGGTTTAGGATTTCAATTAATGCTAATGGCTATTTTATTAGTATTAGGTATGATCAACTTAATTTTACCATTCTTTATATATTATACTGCACTTACAATTCCATTTTTATTATTGAGAAAATTGGCTCTAAAATAA